One Oryza glaberrima chromosome 10, OglaRS2, whole genome shotgun sequence DNA segment encodes these proteins:
- the LOC127786261 gene encoding alpha-galactosidase-like isoform X2: MAAAAAVLLAVACAAAAVIAGGECGRVVHVGEEHRRSMLANGLATAPPMGWNSWNHFACDGNGEDVIRETADALVSTGLAAAGYKYVNIDDCWAEPQRDSKGNLVANKKTFPHGIKALADYVHSKGLKLGIYSDAGFKTCAKVQPGSLGHEEQDAKTFASWGVDYLKYDNCNNGDLKPLERYPEMSKALMMAGRPIYFSLCEWGDMHPAKWGAAYGNSWRTTNDIADTWESMVSRADENEVWADYARPGGWNDPDMLEVGNGGMTNDEYIVHFSLWAISKAPLIIGCDVRHMSQETYDILANKEVIAVNQDALGIQGKKVRMEGSSEVWAAPLSGYRTAVLLLNRHAAEAAAITAHWDDVGLPAGTAVEARDLWRHATVAGAGGELTEKITLDVAPHSCRMLLLKPLISSRAN, translated from the exons atggcggcggcggcggcggtgctgcttGCGGTGgcgtgcgccgcggcggcggtgatcgccggcggcgagtgcgGGAGGGTGGTGCACGTGGGGGAGGAGCACCGGAGGAGCATGCTCGCCAATGGCCTCGCCACGGCTCCTCCCATGGG CTGGAACAGCTGGAATCACTTCGCCTGCGACGGCAACGGAGAAGACGTCATCAGGGAGACTG CTGATGCACTTGTGTCAACCGGGCTTGCAGCTGCTGGCTACAAATACGTCAACATCG ATGATTGCTGGGCAGAGCCACAACGTGATTCGAAG GGTAATCTTGTGGCCAACAAAAAGACATTCCCCCACGGGATCAAGGCGCTCGCCGATTATGTTCACAGCAAGGGGCTCAAGCTAGGCATTTACTCCGATGCAGG ATTCAAGACGTGTGCGAAGGTTCAGCCGGGGTCTCTCGGCCACGAGGAGCAGGACGCCAAGACATTCGCATCGTGG GGAGTGGACTACCTCAAGTATGATAACTGCAACAATGGCGACCTGAAGCCACTGGAGAG GTACCCGGAGATGAGCAAGGCTCTGatgatggccggccggccgatcTACTTCTCGCTGTGCGAATG GGGCGACATGCACCCGGCGAAGTGGGGCGCGGCGTACGGCAACAGCTGGAGAACCACCAACGACATCGCGGACACCTGGGAGAG CATGGTGTCGAGGGCGGATGAGAACGAGGTGTGGGCGGACTACGCGCGACCTGGCGGCTGGAACG ACCCGGACATGCTGGAGGTTGGCAATGGCGGGATGACCAACGACGAGTACATCGTCCATTTCAGCCTCTGGGCCATCTCCAAG GCTCCTCTGATCATCGGGTGCGACGTGAGGCACATGTCGCAGGAGACGTACGACATCCTGGCCAACAAGGAGGTCATCGCCGTCAACCAAG ATGCTCTGGGCATCCAGGGGAAGAAGGTGAGGATGGAGGGCAGCAGCGAGGTGTGGGCGGCGCCGCTGTCGGGTTACAGGACGGCGGTGCTGCTGCTGAACCGgcacgcggcggaggcggcggcgatcaccGCGCACTGGGACGACGTCGGCCTCCCCGCCGGCACCGCCGTCGAGGCCAGGGACCTGTGGCGGCacgcgacggtggccggcgccggcggcgagttgACGGAGAAGATCACCCTCGACGTGGCGCCGCACTCGTGCAGGATGCTCCTGCTCAAGCCCCTCATCTCGTCCCGGGCCAACTGA
- the LOC127786264 gene encoding probable aquaporin TIP3-1 has product MSTAAARPGRRFTVGRSEDATHPDTIRAAISEFLATAIFVFAAEGSILSLGKLYQDMSTPGGLVAVSLAHALALAVAVAVAVNISGGHVNPAITFGALLGGRLSLIRALFYWLAQLLGAIVATLLLRLTTGGMRPPGFALASGVGDWHAVLLEATMTFGLMYAYYATVIDPKRGQVGTIAPLAVGFLLGANMLAGGPFDGAGMNPARVFGPALVGWRWRHHWVYWLGPFVGAGLAGLLYEYLVIPSADAAPHGGAHQPLAPEDY; this is encoded by the exons atgagcacggcggcggcgaggccaggGCGGCGGTTCACGGTGGGGCGGAGCGAGGACGCGACGCACCCGGACACCATCCGCGCCGCCATCTCCGAgttcctcgccaccgccatcttCGTCTTCGCCGCCGAGGGCTCCATCCTCTCCCTCG GGAAACTGTACCAGGACATGAGCACGCCGGGAGGGCTGGTGGCGGTGTCGCTGGCGCacgcgctggcgctggcggtggcggtggcggtggccgtcAACATCTCCGGCGGCCACGTCAACCCGGCCATCACCTTCGGCGCGCTCCTCggcggccgcctctccctcatCCGCGCCCTCTTCTACTGGCTCGCCCAGCTCCtcggcgccatcgtcgccaccctcctcctccgcctcaccACCGGCGGCATG CGGCCGCCGGGGTTCGCGCTGGCGTCGGGGGTGGGGGACTGGCACGCGGTGCTGCTGGAGGCGACGATGACGTTCGGGCTCATGTACGCGTACTACGCGACGGTGATCGACCCGAAGCGCGGGCAAGTCGGGACCatcgcgccgctcgccgtcggctTCCTCCTCGGCGCCAACATGCTCGCCGGGGGCCCGTTCGACGGCGCCGGGATGAACCCGGCGAGGGTGTTCGGCCCGGCGCTCGTCGGCTGGCGCTGGAGGCACCACTGGGTGTACTGGCTCGGCCCcttcgtcggcgccggcctcgccggGCTTCTCTACGAGTACCTCGTCATCCcgtccgccgacgccgccccgcacggcggcgcgcaccAGCCGCTGGCGCCGGAGGACTACTAG
- the LOC127786260 gene encoding probable inactive receptor kinase At5g16590 isoform X2 → MIGTRCETTWVWVVMVVVVILAAAMAAVVEGVGSPEPELEALRDERGGLVALRDALRSGRDLHSNWTGPPCHGGRSRWYGVACDGDGRVVGVQLDGAQLTGALPAGALAGVARLETLSLRDNAIHGALPRLDALARLRVVDLSSNRFSGPIPRGYAAALGELTRLELQDNLINGTLPAFEQDGLAVFNVSYNFLQGEVPDTRALRRFPATAFAHNLRLCGEVVRTECRREGSPFDAAPAGGGGSGSGSDGGDRVFGARDAAAPPARWRKPIRFRIARWSVVVIALIAALVPFAAVLIFLHHSKKSRVVRLGGGRAAAAATAGDIKDKAAEQAGKKVSSGSGNGSRSTTESGKGAADQLQFFRPEKATFSLDELFRSTAEMLGKGRLGITYRVALHAAGGGGPVVVVVKRLRNMGHVPRKDFAHTMQLLGKLRHENVVEVVACYFSKDEKLVVYDHVPGRSLFHLLHENRGEGRTPLPWLTRLAIAKGVARGLAYLHQTLPLFHRPPHGDLKSSNVLVVFPGPGGRGGGGGDAAPVAKLTDHGFHPLLPHHAHRLAAAKCPELARGRRRLSSRADVFCLGLVLLEVVTGKVPVDEDGDLAEWARLALSHEWSTDILDVEIVADRGRHGDMLRLTEVALLCAAVDPERRPKAHDVVRMIDDIAAGSAAAAGDGEATAGRELALR, encoded by the exons ATGATCGGGACAAGGTGTGAGACGACATGGGTTtgggtggtgatggtggtggtggtgattcttgcggcggcgatggcggcggtggtggagggtgTGGGGTCGCCAGAGCCGGAGCTGGAGGCGTTGCGCGACGAGCGGGGCGGGCTGGTGGCGCTGCGGGACGCGCTGCGGTCGGGGAGGGACCTGCACTCGAACTGGACGGGGCCGCCGTGCCACGGCGGGCGGAGCCGGTGGTACGGCGTGGcgtgcgacggcgacgggcgggtgGTCGGCGTGCAGCTCGACGGCGCGCAGCTCACGGGCGCGCTCCCCGCGGgggcgctcgccggcgtggcGCGGCTGGAGACGCTGTCCCTGCGCGACAACGCCATCCACGGCGCGCTCCCGCGGCTCGACGCGCTGGCGCGGCTCCGCGTCGTGGACCTGTCGAGCAACCGGTTCTCGGGGCCCATCCCGCGCGGgtacgcggcggcgctgggtgAGCTCACGCGGCTCGAGCTCCAGGACAACCTGATCAATGGCACGCTGCCGGCGTTCGAGCAGGACGGGCTCGCCGTGTTCAACGTGTCGTACAACTTCCTCCAGGGCGAGGTGCCCGACACCCGCGCGCTCCGCCGGTTCCCCGCCACCGCGTTCGCCCACAACCTCAGGCTCTGCGGCGAGGTTGTGAGGACGGAGTGCCGCCGCGAGGGCTCGCCATTcgacgccgcgccggccggcggcggcggcagcggcagcggcagcgatgGTGGTGATCGGGTCTTCGGggcgcgcgacgccgccgcgccgccggcgcggtggcgcaaGCCCATCCGGTTCAGGATAGCGAGGTGGAGCGTCGTGGTGATCGCGCTCATCGCCGCGCTGGTGCCGTTCGCCGCGGTGCTCATCTTCCTCCACCACAGCAAGAAGAGCCGGGTGGTTCGTCTCGGCGgcggtcgcgccgccgccgccgccaccgcag GTGACATCAAGGACAAGGCGGCGGAGCAAGCCGGCAAGAAGGTGAGCAGTGGCAGCGGCAACGGAAGCCGGAGCACGACGGAGTCCGGCAAGGGAGCGGCGGATCAGCTACAGTTCTTCCGGCCGGAGAAAGCGACCTTCAGCCTCGACGAGCTGTTCCGTTCGACGGCGGAGATGCTCGGCAAGGGCCGGCTAGGGATCACCTACCGCGTcgccctccacgccgccggcggcggcggcccggtcgtcgtcgtcgtgaaGCGGCTGCGCAACATGGGGCACGTGCCACGCAAGGACTTCGCCCACACCATGCAGCTCCTCGGCAAGCTCCGCCATGAGAacgtcgtcgaggtcgtcgcCTGCTACTTCTCCAAGGACGAGAAGCTCGTCGTCTACGACCACGTCCCCGGCCGCAGCctcttccacctcctccacg AGAacagaggagaggggaggacgCCGCTGCCATGGCTGACGAGGTTGGCGATAGCGAAGGGCGTGGCCCGGGGGCTGGCCTACCTGCACCAGACGCTGCCGCTCTTCCACCGGCCGCCGCACGGCGACCTCAAGTCGTCGAACGTGCTCGTCGTCTTCCCGGGGcccggcggccgcggaggcggcggcggcgacgcggcgccggTGGCCAAGCTGACTGACCACGGGTTCCACCCGCTGCTGCCGCACCACGCGCACCGCCTCGCGGCGGCCAAGTGCCCGGAGCTcgcgcgcgggaggcggcggctctcCTCCCGCGCCGACGTGTTCTGCCTCGGCCTCGTGCTGCTCGAGGTGGTCACCGGGAAGGTCCccgtcgacgaggacggcgacctGGCGGAGTGGGCGCGGCTGGCGCTGAGCCACGAGTGGTCGACGGACATCCTCGACGTGGAGATCGTCGCCGACCGGGGCCGCCACGGCGACATGCTGAGGCTCACCGAGGTCGCCCTGCtctgcgccgccgtcgaccccgaGCGCCGGCCCAAGGCGCACGACGTCGTCAGGATGAtcgacgacatcgccgccggctccgccgccgccgccggagacggggaggcgacggcggggcgAGAGCTCGCGCTGCGGTGA
- the LOC127786260 gene encoding probable inactive receptor kinase At5g16590 isoform X1 yields the protein MIGTRCETTWVWVVMVVVVILAAAMAAVVEGVGSPEPELEALRDERGGLVALRDALRSGRDLHSNWTGPPCHGGRSRWYGVACDGDGRVVGVQLDGAQLTGALPAGALAGVARLETLSLRDNAIHGALPRLDALARLRVVDLSSNRFSGPIPRGYAAALGELTRLELQDNLINGTLPAFEQDGLAVFNVSYNFLQGEVPDTRALRRFPATAFAHNLRLCGEVVRTECRREGSPFDAAPAGGGGSGSGSDGGDRVFGARDAAAPPARWRKPIRFRIARWSVVVIALIAALVPFAAVLIFLHHSKKSRVVRLGGGRAAAAATAVAGDIKDKAAEQAGKKVSSGSGNGSRSTTESGKGAADQLQFFRPEKATFSLDELFRSTAEMLGKGRLGITYRVALHAAGGGGPVVVVVKRLRNMGHVPRKDFAHTMQLLGKLRHENVVEVVACYFSKDEKLVVYDHVPGRSLFHLLHENRGEGRTPLPWLTRLAIAKGVARGLAYLHQTLPLFHRPPHGDLKSSNVLVVFPGPGGRGGGGGDAAPVAKLTDHGFHPLLPHHAHRLAAAKCPELARGRRRLSSRADVFCLGLVLLEVVTGKVPVDEDGDLAEWARLALSHEWSTDILDVEIVADRGRHGDMLRLTEVALLCAAVDPERRPKAHDVVRMIDDIAAGSAAAAGDGEATAGRELALR from the exons ATGATCGGGACAAGGTGTGAGACGACATGGGTTtgggtggtgatggtggtggtggtgattcttgcggcggcgatggcggcggtggtggagggtgTGGGGTCGCCAGAGCCGGAGCTGGAGGCGTTGCGCGACGAGCGGGGCGGGCTGGTGGCGCTGCGGGACGCGCTGCGGTCGGGGAGGGACCTGCACTCGAACTGGACGGGGCCGCCGTGCCACGGCGGGCGGAGCCGGTGGTACGGCGTGGcgtgcgacggcgacgggcgggtgGTCGGCGTGCAGCTCGACGGCGCGCAGCTCACGGGCGCGCTCCCCGCGGgggcgctcgccggcgtggcGCGGCTGGAGACGCTGTCCCTGCGCGACAACGCCATCCACGGCGCGCTCCCGCGGCTCGACGCGCTGGCGCGGCTCCGCGTCGTGGACCTGTCGAGCAACCGGTTCTCGGGGCCCATCCCGCGCGGgtacgcggcggcgctgggtgAGCTCACGCGGCTCGAGCTCCAGGACAACCTGATCAATGGCACGCTGCCGGCGTTCGAGCAGGACGGGCTCGCCGTGTTCAACGTGTCGTACAACTTCCTCCAGGGCGAGGTGCCCGACACCCGCGCGCTCCGCCGGTTCCCCGCCACCGCGTTCGCCCACAACCTCAGGCTCTGCGGCGAGGTTGTGAGGACGGAGTGCCGCCGCGAGGGCTCGCCATTcgacgccgcgccggccggcggcggcggcagcggcagcggcagcgatgGTGGTGATCGGGTCTTCGGggcgcgcgacgccgccgcgccgccggcgcggtggcgcaaGCCCATCCGGTTCAGGATAGCGAGGTGGAGCGTCGTGGTGATCGCGCTCATCGCCGCGCTGGTGCCGTTCGCCGCGGTGCTCATCTTCCTCCACCACAGCAAGAAGAGCCGGGTGGTTCGTCTCGGCGgcggtcgcgccgccgccgccgccaccgcag TGGCAGGTGACATCAAGGACAAGGCGGCGGAGCAAGCCGGCAAGAAGGTGAGCAGTGGCAGCGGCAACGGAAGCCGGAGCACGACGGAGTCCGGCAAGGGAGCGGCGGATCAGCTACAGTTCTTCCGGCCGGAGAAAGCGACCTTCAGCCTCGACGAGCTGTTCCGTTCGACGGCGGAGATGCTCGGCAAGGGCCGGCTAGGGATCACCTACCGCGTcgccctccacgccgccggcggcggcggcccggtcgtcgtcgtcgtgaaGCGGCTGCGCAACATGGGGCACGTGCCACGCAAGGACTTCGCCCACACCATGCAGCTCCTCGGCAAGCTCCGCCATGAGAacgtcgtcgaggtcgtcgcCTGCTACTTCTCCAAGGACGAGAAGCTCGTCGTCTACGACCACGTCCCCGGCCGCAGCctcttccacctcctccacg AGAacagaggagaggggaggacgCCGCTGCCATGGCTGACGAGGTTGGCGATAGCGAAGGGCGTGGCCCGGGGGCTGGCCTACCTGCACCAGACGCTGCCGCTCTTCCACCGGCCGCCGCACGGCGACCTCAAGTCGTCGAACGTGCTCGTCGTCTTCCCGGGGcccggcggccgcggaggcggcggcggcgacgcggcgccggTGGCCAAGCTGACTGACCACGGGTTCCACCCGCTGCTGCCGCACCACGCGCACCGCCTCGCGGCGGCCAAGTGCCCGGAGCTcgcgcgcgggaggcggcggctctcCTCCCGCGCCGACGTGTTCTGCCTCGGCCTCGTGCTGCTCGAGGTGGTCACCGGGAAGGTCCccgtcgacgaggacggcgacctGGCGGAGTGGGCGCGGCTGGCGCTGAGCCACGAGTGGTCGACGGACATCCTCGACGTGGAGATCGTCGCCGACCGGGGCCGCCACGGCGACATGCTGAGGCTCACCGAGGTCGCCCTGCtctgcgccgccgtcgaccccgaGCGCCGGCCCAAGGCGCACGACGTCGTCAGGATGAtcgacgacatcgccgccggctccgccgccgccgccggagacggggaggcgacggcggggcgAGAGCTCGCGCTGCGGTGA
- the LOC127786261 gene encoding alpha-galactosidase-like isoform X1: MAAAAAVLLAVACAAAAVIAGGECGRVVHVGEEHRRSMLANGLATAPPMGWNSWNHFACDGNGEDVIRETADALVSTGLAAAGYKYVNIDDCWAEPQRDSKGNLVANKKTFPHGIKALADYVHSKGLKLGIYSDAGFKTCAKVQPGSLGHEEQDAKTFASWGVDYLKYDNCNNGDLKPLERYPEMSKALMMAGRPIYFSLCEWGDMHPAKWGAAYGNSWRTTNDIADTWESMVSRADENEVWADYARPGGWNDPDMLEVGNGGMTNDEYIVHFSLWAISKAPLIIGCDVRHMSQETYDILANKEVIAVNQGEEGEDGGQQRGVGGAAVGLQDGGAAAEPARGGGGGDHRALGRRRPPRRHRRRGQGPVAARDGGRRRRRVDGEDHPRRGAALVQDAPAQAPHLVPGQLRRAGERASSPPASRALRASSP; encoded by the exons atggcggcggcggcggcggtgctgcttGCGGTGgcgtgcgccgcggcggcggtgatcgccggcggcgagtgcgGGAGGGTGGTGCACGTGGGGGAGGAGCACCGGAGGAGCATGCTCGCCAATGGCCTCGCCACGGCTCCTCCCATGGG CTGGAACAGCTGGAATCACTTCGCCTGCGACGGCAACGGAGAAGACGTCATCAGGGAGACTG CTGATGCACTTGTGTCAACCGGGCTTGCAGCTGCTGGCTACAAATACGTCAACATCG ATGATTGCTGGGCAGAGCCACAACGTGATTCGAAG GGTAATCTTGTGGCCAACAAAAAGACATTCCCCCACGGGATCAAGGCGCTCGCCGATTATGTTCACAGCAAGGGGCTCAAGCTAGGCATTTACTCCGATGCAGG ATTCAAGACGTGTGCGAAGGTTCAGCCGGGGTCTCTCGGCCACGAGGAGCAGGACGCCAAGACATTCGCATCGTGG GGAGTGGACTACCTCAAGTATGATAACTGCAACAATGGCGACCTGAAGCCACTGGAGAG GTACCCGGAGATGAGCAAGGCTCTGatgatggccggccggccgatcTACTTCTCGCTGTGCGAATG GGGCGACATGCACCCGGCGAAGTGGGGCGCGGCGTACGGCAACAGCTGGAGAACCACCAACGACATCGCGGACACCTGGGAGAG CATGGTGTCGAGGGCGGATGAGAACGAGGTGTGGGCGGACTACGCGCGACCTGGCGGCTGGAACG ACCCGGACATGCTGGAGGTTGGCAATGGCGGGATGACCAACGACGAGTACATCGTCCATTTCAGCCTCTGGGCCATCTCCAAG GCTCCTCTGATCATCGGGTGCGACGTGAGGCACATGTCGCAGGAGACGTACGACATCCTGGCCAACAAGGAGGTCATCGCCGTCAACCAAG GGGAAGAAGGTGAGGATGGAGGGCAGCAGCGAGGTGTGGGCGGCGCCGCTGTCGGGTTACAGGACGGCGGTGCTGCTGCTGAACCGgcacgcggcggaggcggcggcgatcaccGCGCACTGGGACGACGTCGGCCTCCCCGCCGGCACCGCCGTCGAGGCCAGGGACCTGTGGCGGCacgcgacggtggccggcgccggcggcgagttgACGGAGAAGATCACCCTCGACGTGGCGCCGCACTCGTGCAGGATGCTCCTGCTCAAGCCCCTCATCTCGTCCCGGGCCAACTGAGACGAgcgggcgagcgagcgagctcgccgccggcgagcagggCTCTCCGGGCGTCCTCGCCGtga
- the LOC127786263 gene encoding uncharacterized protein LOC127786263, translating to MTPHLPVSPSSSHHLLDAAPTPASPAHAQHRRRRRRRMCGGGRGRGGGAHQVRCCAAAAPQPRVATGAGLRGAAATTRVFVVSDLHTDYRENMDWVLRLPVGGGGGGGDGVGIDALVVAGDVAETRDNFARTMAALRERFGAVFYVPGNHDLWLRRENGRYMDSLEKLTALLDACSELGVDTGPRIIGDLGIIPLFSWYHKSFDKEKDVNSVRVPSLEMACKDFHACQWPPDLANEDEALALYFDKLNDRNQDAIEEVKKSSKQILTFSHFVPRQELCPEKRMLYYPNLPKVIGSDFLERRLRTIHDNTKHGAACHVFGHTHFCWDSVVDEIRYVQAPLAYPRERKRRMNGGDGWLPFCIYRDGFNPEIYPALWSDYYNKNRREPENTQLAPWVAKYFSKYY from the exons ATGACGCCGCATCTGCCcgtgtcgccgtcgtcctcccaccACCTGCTCgacgcggcgccgacgccggcgtcgccggcgcacgcgcagcaccggcggcggaggaggaggaggatgtgcggcggggggagggggagggggggaggggcgcATCAGGTGAGGTGctgcgcggccgcggcgccgcagccgagggtggcgacgggggCGGGActgcgcggggcggcggcgacgacgagggtgTTCGTGGTGTCCGACCTGCACACGGACTACCGGGAGAACATGGACTGGGTGCTGCGGctccccgtcggcggcgggggaggcgggggcGACGGGGTGGGGATCGACGCGCTCGTCGTGGCGGGCGACGTAGCGGAGACGCGGGACAACTTCGCGCGCACCATGGCCGCGCTCAGGGAGCGGTTCGGAGCCGTCTTCTACGTCCCCGGGAACCACGACCTCTGGCTCCGCCGCGAGAACGGCCGCTAC ATGGATTCGCTGGAGAAACTGACTGCATTGCTTGATGCGTGTAGTGAGCTGGGTGTGGATACAGGCCCAAGAATAATAGGTGACTTGGGGATCATACCATTGTTCTCATGGTATCACAAG AGCTTTGACAAGGAAAAGGATGTTAACAGTGTTCGCGTCCCTTCCTTAGAGATG GCTTGTAAAGATTTCCATGCTTGTCAATGGCCTCCAGACCTGGCAAATGAAGATGAAGCTCTTGCTCTCTACTTTGACAAATTGAATGACAGAAATCAAGATGCAATTGAAGAAGTAAAAAAGAGCAGCAAACAGATACTAACATTTTCACACTTTGTACCAAG ACAGGAACTATGTCCAGAGAAGCGGATGCTTTATTATCCAAACCTCCCAAAGGTCATCGGATCAGATTTTTTGGAGAGGAGGCTGAGAACTATACATGACAACACTAAACATGGAGCCGCTTGCCATGTTTTTGGGCATACACATTTCTGTTGGGATTCTGTGGTTGATGAAATCAG GTATGTTCAAGCGCCTTTGGCGTACCCCCGAGAAAGGAAGCGAAGGATGAACGGAGGAGACGGTTGGCTGCCCTTCTGCATATACCGCGATGGTTTCAATCCTGAAATATATCCAGCTCTATGGTCTGACTACTACAACAAGAACAGAAGGGAACCAGAGAATACTCAGCTCGCTCCATGGGTTGCCAAATATTTTTCCAAGTACTACTGA